DNA from Candidatus Cloacimonas acidaminovorans str. Evry:
TGATTTAATGGACTGTAGAGTAAAAACTTGTTGTTCCTTCTTCAATGGAGTTAGTTGATGCTCTGTTTCAATCCTTGATTTAATGGACTGTAGAGTAAAAACACGCGCGGATCCGGTTCCATTATTTGCCAGTAAGTTTCCGTTTCAATCCTTGATTTAATGGACTGTAGAGTAAAAACCTTGACAGGAAAAATAGGTCCGTGAAAATAGCGTCATGTTTCAATCCTTGATTTAATGGACTGTAGAGTAAAAACCTATCCATAACATCACTGTCTACCTAAACCAAGACCGTTTCAATCCTTGATTTAATGGACTGTAGAGTAAAAACAATAACATCATCAAAAATAGCCAAGACAAAGCTTGGGTTTCAATCCTTGATTTAATGGACTGTAGAGTAAAAACAATAATGGTTGCATTGGCATTTTCTTTGACTTTTTCAGTTTCAATCCTTGATTTAATGGACTGTAGAGTAAAAACTTATGGGGGTATTCTATTCCTTGCACTTTTCTATGTGTTTCAATCCTTGATTTAATGGACTGTAGAGTAAAAACTCAAAGAAAATGATTGGAGAATTGCCTAATGAATAGTTTCAATCCTTGATTTAATGGACTGTAGAGTAAAAACGCAAGATTGGTGTTATCCCGATATGGAATCCAATTAGTTTCAATCCTTGATTTAATGGACTGTAGAGTAAAAACTTATTTCTATGCTGCTGTCCAGCTTGCGCATCCTGTGTTTCAATCCTTGATTTAATGGACTGTAGAGTAAAAACACAGAAAGCGGGGTATTATGATTTAGTTATAGAACTAGTTTCAATCCTTGATTTAATGGACTGTAGAGTAAAAACATATGGACAGCTGATACTTATACCGAAGCAACCCTGTTTCAATCCTTGATTTAATGGACTGTAGAGTAAAAACAATGTCTGTCTGGACTGTCTGTATATCTGGCTCATGTTTCAATCCTTGATTTAATGGACTGTAGAGTAAAAACATTTTTGAATTATTTTTATTTTCCTTCATCAGGCAGTTTCAATCCTTGATTTAATGGACTGTAGAGTAAAAACTGTTGTCTGAATGTTTTACCATTTTTAATTTCATATTGTTTCAATCCTTGATTTAATGGACTGTAGAGTAAAAACAAAATCAGGGGATTCCATCCCCGCCTATAGGAGGATGTTTCAATCCTTGATTTAATGGACTGTAGAGTAAAAACGTATGAAGCTTACAAATGCGATTGAGAAGGCTATCGGTTTCAATCCTTGATTTAATGGACTGTAGAGTAAAAACGATAGGTGTGAAGAAGTTCAGATGTTCTATTTTGAGGTTTCAATCCTTGATTTAATGGACTGTAGAGTAAAAACATCATCATCCGATATTACTGTTCCATTTTCAATAAGTTTCAATCCTTGATTTAATGGACTGTAGAGTAAAAACATATATGCATTAACCATTTTCTCGTCATAGCTTGACATGTTTCAATCCTTGATTTAATGGACTGTAGAGTAAAAACCCGTATAGTTCGTTATGATCTTCCAGAGTAATTTGGTTTCAATCCTTGATTTAATGGACTGTAGAGTAAAAACCGGAGCATTGTTCACTTCACGCTTTCATATTTGGTAGTTTCAATCCTTGATTTAATGGACTGTAGAGTAAAAACCTATCGGCACTTTTACTCCATATATCGGCAATTGAGCGTTTCAATCCTTGATTTAATGGACTGTAGAGTAAAAACTTTAGCCGCCGCCTTTCCGGAAATTTACCGGGAGCAGTTTCAATCCTTGATTTAATGGACTGTAGAGTAAAAACCACATACGCACTGCATGCTGCGGCACATCTCCCGCCAGTTTCAATCCTTGATTTAATGGACTGTAGAGTAAAAACTTTGATCTTGAAGAGATGGGCATGGATATGCCAGAGAGTTTCAATCCTTGATTTAATGGACTGTAGAGTAAAAACACTAATGGCTGAAATGCTTTGGGGCTTTGGCGGAGGTTTCAATCCTTGATTTAATGGACTGTAGAGTAAAAACCCGCTTGCATTGAAGGACTCGATAAGGAATTCTTCAGTTTCAATCCTTGATTTAATGGACTGTAGAGTAAAAACTGTGCCAGCACCACCTATTCCACCAGTGGCTAATCGTTTCAATCCTTGATTTAATGGACTGTAGAGTAAAAACCGGAATAATATCTATTTCATCAATTCCTGCATCCGGTTTCAATCCTTGATTTAATGGACTGTAGAGTAAAAACACAACGGAGCGAATGCACGAAATATTCAATGCAAAGTTTCAATCCTTGATTTAATGGACTGTAGAGTAAAAACGAAGGAAAAGGGAGCTATCCCAATTATCCTCAGAGGTTTCAATCCTTGATTTAATGGACTGTAGAGTAAAAACGGTTAGCGGAGAGGCAGGTGGAAAAATATATTATATGTTTCAATCCTTGATTTAATGGACTGTAGAGTAAAAACAATTCTTCAATACCCTGGTGCCAAAGTGGGATGGCTGTTTCAATCCTTGATTTAATGGACTGTAGAGTAAAAACCCGATGCCGAAGTGTCCCCACTCTGCTGTTTTTTCAGTTTCAATCCTTGATTTAATGGACTGTAGAGTAAAAACTCATCTTCTTATATAAGTGCCTCACAAATAACAAACTTAAACCGGTTTTTCAGATAATCCAAACTGATAGTTTTGATAAAAAACCAGCTCCCAAATGAGCCAAAAGGCAATTTCGGGCAGGCACAAACACTCTATAAATCTATAAAAGAGCGAAAAAGTACCAAAAAAATCAATAAATTCTTCTTAGATTAAGATAAACGGTATCTTTAAAAAGCAAGTATAATGTTAATTTTTTCATCCAAATTAAAACAATATCTTATCTTTAATGATAAGGGACGAAAGTAAATTAGCATTAATAGTTCTCACCATAAATCTATGGATTCCACATCAAGGGTGGAATGATAACACCATTAAATTAACTAATGATGTTTTATTCATTCTAACGGCAAGAGCTGGATTTCCATAATTTTCTTTCTTATTCCAGCAAACACTCTATACATAAAAAACATATATGTGAATAAATCTCATATTCAGACAGAGCACAAATTCCGATAAGTGCAGTCCAGGCATTTTCTTTTTGCTTTGGCAGGTTTTGGATATTTTTCCAAGTTAATTATCATAAAAATCTCGTCAAGGATCAATTTAGCTTTATCCAGCATTTTAGGAGTGATAGCCAATTCTTCCAGATGGTTTTGAGATCTGGTATACACAATAAATGCTTTATACACCGGAACCTGAAAGTTTTCCATAATCAGAAGCGCATAGAGGATTTGTTGATATTTAAGGGTCTTATAGACCTTATTTTCCCAAAAGGCATATTTATAATCCAGGGGTGCGGCACTGCCATCTGCCAGGAAAAGAACTTCATCAACTTTTCCCACCAGTTTCAATTTTTCGGAGGAAAGATAAACATCAGTAAGTTTATCAATAGCGCCTGCTTTTTTACGCAGATATTCCTTATTTTGCACCATTTTCAATTTATGAATATCTCTGCCTTTATTTACCAGGGTTCTTCTGTGTTCATGCTGTTCAATTTTCAGGATGTTCATATAATAAACGAAACGAGGGCAGAAGAGATATTCCATCACTTCGGAAGGAGTGATAAACTGAAAATCGTTCATAAGAAAAATGCCTTAATTTCATCTGTAATAAGAGCGGGATCAAATGCTTGACCAAGCAATTGACAGCTTTTAAAGTCCTCATTGCACATTGGGAAAATATAAACCCGGTCTATTTCAGGATTGATTAGTTCCTCAATCTGACAGCTTAATTCTTTGCATTTGGTGCGGCTAATTTCCCCCAAAAAGACAGAATATTGAACTCTGTATATTCCGGCTTGTTCACAGCATTTGGAAACTTTATTCCGGATTTTGTCTTTAACGATATCATACATCACCCAAGTTAGCATTCTTCTTCTCCATTATCTGCAAAATTGCTGTTCAGGAAATTTTGCAGTTTTCTATTAATTGAGGTTTCCAGATAGTTTTCCCTTTTATCAATTAAGAAATTGGCAAAAGCGTGAGCATCGGTTTGAATCATATCAAGGCGTTTGCGATTTTTATTACGGTACCGAATAATTTCATCAAAATGTTCTAATAACAAAGGAGCCAGAAATTTTTTCCCCGTCGTGCTAAGTAAAACACCTTGATGAACCGGTTCAATGAAATAAGGAGAAAATTTATGCCGGGAAAAAATGTAAAAAACGGGCTCATCCACCAAAATACGATAGGGCTCTATAAAATCAAAGACAAAGGACTTCTTATTGTAATTATCACTATGCAAAAGCCCCAAGTAGGGATCAAGACCAGCAATAATTAAAGCTCTCTCCACTTTAGAATAGAGAATGCCATAACCATAATTCAACATAGCATTGAAAGCATCTTTAGCAGGACGCGAACTTCTGCCCTCAAATTTATATGCATCAGGGATCAATTCTGCCAAAATGGAAAAATAATTCTTGGAAGCACCTCCTTCCCAACCCATAAAAGAACCGGAAAGTTCTTCCAATTTGCCTTCTGCCTGCATTATACAAATAGCAGCTTCCTGCATATTTTGCATCCGGGTTTGAAAAATACTTTTATCGCAATCCCGTTTAGAAATTAAACGCTGCACAAAACGATATTGATTCATTATTTTTATGGCAATCCAATCCTTGATGAATTGCAGACCTACATTATCAGAAAGCATTTCCAGTTGCCTTCTACGAATTAAAACAGTACTCCCAATTTTAGGAAACCAAATCCTGCCATAAGGAGAGCCATATTTATCCAGAAAAACAATATCAATATTATAATCCATCGCCAATTGAATGGCATCCGTAGTTATTGTAGCCGCATTGGAAATAACAATGGAAGATATCTTTTCCGGAGAGAGCTTGGTTTTTCTATCCTCAATGCTCAATTCAAACATTTCGTCTTTTTTGCGTAAGTAACTGCCGTAAGTATTTAAGTGGACTTCCATCAAAGAGCCAAACAGCTTGATTTAGCTGTAGAATATAGTTTAAAACCAGTTGAACATTCGTAAAAATCTTCTATGAATTCAGAATCTATATAATAGATGTGGTCATTTAGTTTTTTGACTTTATAGGAATCGTAAATAACAGAAAGTTCATTGGGTGAAAGAGTTATTTGATATGAGTTCAAAGCACGATATTCTTTTTCCAGAGCTGTTTTAATTTTTTGAATTTCCTCTTTAGGAAGTTTAGTATTTTTCAGACAATCCAAATACCCTATTATAGATGATATTGCATTAGTAGAGGTATCGTCACAAAGAATATACACCGTCTCGGTAGCATAATCATCAGAAATAAGCTTAAAATCAGCAATGGGAACTTGATTTTGAATGTTTTGATCATAATTAAGATCGGAAATCGCTCTTAAAATGGCTTCACCTTTAGCGCCTATATCAAGAATTTGATAATAGACATCTATAATATGAGAAAACTGACGACTTTCTAAGGAAGTGAATTGCTCCAAGCATTCTTTTGTTTTAGATAGCAGATATTTATCATATACATAATGGCTTAATAACCTGCCATCTTTTTGTAGATTGACCAAAAACATTTCTCCGCCAAGTTCACCTAATTCATTATTCCTGTTGCATCTACCTGCAACCTGGATAATACTATCTAAAGGACCAAAATCACGATATACCCTTTGAAAACTTAAATCCACACCCGCTTCAACCAATTGGGTAGAGACCAAAATTACTTTTTTCTGAATTTCTTTTAGAATTGTATTAATTTTGTCTATAATTTCCTGCCTGTGTATAGGAATATGCAATGTAGTTAAACAGAAAACTTGATAGGAGGATTGATAATTAGAAGAAAGATAATTATATACAGCAAGAGCGGAGCGTTTTGTATTCATTACAATTAAAATGCTTTTTGCGTCATTAAATTCCAGGAAATTTTGGCAAAACTCATCTACGGATTGTTCCTTCAGATTAATATAAAGTTTCACACGATTAAAATCGGGAACCGAGAAAAGTTCTTTCTTGCATAATTCTATGTATTTACCATCAGGATAAAGATAAGGTTGAGTGGCAGAACAAGAAAGAATGTAAGTATCAAATTTTTCAGCAAGAACCTTAAATACAACTCTTAATAAAGGATAGTAATCAGCGGGCAAGTTTTGCACTTCATCCAGGAGAATTATAGAATTAATAATATTATGCAGCTTACGAACCATAGCATTTCTATTTCCAATTAGGGAATGAAACAATTGAACAAAAGTAGAAATAACACAGGCAGATTCCCAGGATTCAATAGACAGGATATCTTTTTGCAATTCCTCCCAATTGTAGGTTGGCTCGTCTTTTGTAATTGCAGAATAATCTACCAGATGATGATGTTTTACTAAAAATCTGTAATCTAAGTTTGTTTTTTCATTGAGATTAGATAGTAATACATTTTCAAATTCCTGATAATTTTGGTCTATAATAGAAGTATAAGGAAGGCAGTAAATAACTCTTCTTAAATTATCTTCATAAGATTGAATAAGATCAGTAAATTCTAAGCAGGCAAATGTTTTTCCACTTCCGGTAGGGGCAGTTAAGGTATATAGTTTTTGGGAAGGCGTAATATTTTGGTTACTTCTGATATTATCTATAAATTGATTTCTTAAAGTGTTTAATGCACTTTGTATCTTATTCTTTTCCGCAATTTTTTTTGCCGGTGAAAAGCTTAGCTTTGGATTAAGCTTCTCCAAAAATACATATTCTTTAACAGCTGCGTTATGTTTATCTGCATCTATAAGAACCGAAAATAAAAGATTTTGGATTAAAAATGATTCTACTGCTTCATCTATATTAGTAGGAGAATAATTAAGAGAAAACTCCTCCAAATTATCACTCATAAATTGAAACGAATTATAAGACAATTCCGGTAAGATGATATTGTGTTTTTCCAGGAGTTTTTTTAAATCAACATCATTATTTATATTTTCCCATACACTCTTATAGATAGTAAGTGTTTCATCAATAAGCGCTGCATTATTAAGATCCTCTCCCCAAAAAGAACTTAAGTTACTATGATGCTTTTGCACACATTTAAAAGCATTAGGAGCAAAAGAAGAATATTCTTTCCAAGAATGGAAATTGAAAAAAGTAATAACCGCCGAAATATAACTATGATGTGTTAAATTATTACGATTTCCACCTCGGACATAATTTTGAAAATAGGAAGATGCCTTCCCCAGATCATGCATAATCCCAATTTTTTCTGCAACGAAAGCTAATTTATCTTTAGTGGTAGTAGTTAAGTTCAGGGAAAGCTTTTGGATCATCTCTTTAGCATCAGACGCTACTTCAGCTAAATGATCTACCAAAAGCTTTTCCTGATATCCGTTTTTTGCAGGATGGGAAATAATCACAGAAAAGATACCCTGGCTTTTAGGTCATTATTTAATTCAACTAAATTTCTAAACTTACCGTGAATTCTTTTCCCATTTGTTTCTATAACTATATTTCCAAAGCGTTTGGTTTGACGATAGCTTTTTTTTGTATCGGTTTTCAATTCTTGTTCCAAGGGCATTCTTTCCATAATTAAATCACAATCTTGGGAAATAATGCTATCTATCAATTCTCTTTCAATAGCAGAATCAAGATAGTCAGATTCAGAGATTGGCTTAAATTCACCTTGGCTATAGGTTCTAATTAATTCCAGATAAGCAATGAACTGTCTTTGTCCCAAGTATAAGCCATAACCGAAATTTTTTTCTTTAATCTTATGTTCCAATTCTGCAAAGTTATTTTCTTCTGCACTATTAAAGCAAAGATAAAGTATCCATTCCAGATTCTTAGAACCCTGTGCTTTAAGAAGTTCCAAACGACATTGTTTATGCGCGGAAAGATCATTTATAGGAATATTTTTACTTTTATCTTGAGCATAATTCAATGTCTGAAACACTTTATGATAGTATATGTTAGGAACTAAAGATATTGCTATTCCAAGTTTATCTGAACTCATTAGATTATAATAACAATCTCTTTCAATTTGTAAAATAGAAGCCAGTAAACCACAAATAGCAGTTCGGGGTGGAATTAAATAGGTTAGAGAAGAAGCGTTAGTATAAAATTTACGAAAATGAGCAAATTTACCGCTCAGCTTCAGCTCTAAAATCCGATTTGAATTTTCTGGAATATTCATATCTTTCCCCCATCATTTAAGGGAAAGAGGTTTTTTCCAGTTCTCTTGGATAAATATTTTATCAAAATCAGGAATTGATATCTGTTCATCTTTCCAGTAATGTATGCAGGAAATCAATTCTATGTTTTGTTCCAGATATTTAATTAGGGGTTTTATGTCTAATTCATAATCTTCCGGATTTCGGATAAGACGAAGATTTTGTACAATATTAGGATTTTGAGAAGAGACCTCAACCATACTACGCAAGTCCTTCAAAAACTTATCTTTGCCTTTTAACTCTAGGCGTAAATATAAACGTGGGTATTGTCCAATTTTAGTTCTTGTCCTGGCAAGAGGGATGGAATTTAGCATTGCCTCGTCAAAAAGTTTTAGGTCTTCTTCAGTCAGGTTTGTTTCTTTTGCAGCATTGGCATTTACACTTCCGGAAAAGGCAATGAGAGAATAATATAAACGGTAATCTTTCCCTATTCCTTGTCCGCCGGAAAAACTGGAAGTGATAGTTGAACTATCTACTATTTCTACAGGGTGTAAAGAATAACCCCAGTTAAATTGAACCGGACCCGTAAAGTGACCACCTCTGTCCTCTTCAGCAGTTACAGCT
Protein-coding regions in this window:
- the cas4 gene encoding CRISPR-associated protein Cas4 codes for the protein MNDFQFITPSEVMEYLFCPRFVYYMNILKIEQHEHRRTLVNKGRDIHKLKMVQNKEYLRKKAGAIDKLTDVYLSSEKLKLVGKVDEVLFLADGSAAPLDYKYAFWENKVYKTLKYQQILYALLIMENFQVPVYKAFIVYTRSQNHLEELAITPKMLDKAKLILDEIFMIINLEKYPKPAKAKRKCLDCTYRNLCSV
- the cas2 gene encoding CRISPR-associated endonuclease Cas2, with the protein product MLTWVMYDIVKDKIRNKVSKCCEQAGIYRVQYSVFLGEISRTKCKELSCQIEELINPEIDRVYIFPMCNEDFKSCQLLGQAFDPALITDEIKAFFL
- the cas1 gene encoding CRISPR-associated endonuclease Cas1, producing the protein MEVHLNTYGSYLRKKDEMFELSIEDRKTKLSPEKISSIVISNAATITTDAIQLAMDYNIDIVFLDKYGSPYGRIWFPKIGSTVLIRRRQLEMLSDNVGLQFIKDWIAIKIMNQYRFVQRLISKRDCDKSIFQTRMQNMQEAAICIMQAEGKLEELSGSFMGWEGGASKNYFSILAELIPDAYKFEGRSSRPAKDAFNAMLNYGYGILYSKVERALIIAGLDPYLGLLHSDNYNKKSFVFDFIEPYRILVDEPVFYIFSRHKFSPYFIEPVHQGVLLSTTGKKFLAPLLLEHFDEIIRYRNKNRKRLDMIQTDAHAFANFLIDKRENYLETSINRKLQNFLNSNFADNGEEEC
- a CDS encoding CRISPR-associated helicase/endonuclease Cas3, with product MIISHPAKNGYQEKLLVDHLAEVASDAKEMIQKLSLNLTTTTKDKLAFVAEKIGIMHDLGKASSYFQNYVRGGNRNNLTHHSYISAVITFFNFHSWKEYSSFAPNAFKCVQKHHSNLSSFWGEDLNNAALIDETLTIYKSVWENINNDVDLKKLLEKHNIILPELSYNSFQFMSDNLEEFSLNYSPTNIDEAVESFLIQNLLFSVLIDADKHNAAVKEYVFLEKLNPKLSFSPAKKIAEKNKIQSALNTLRNQFIDNIRSNQNITPSQKLYTLTAPTGSGKTFACLEFTDLIQSYEDNLRRVIYCLPYTSIIDQNYQEFENVLLSNLNEKTNLDYRFLVKHHHLVDYSAITKDEPTYNWEELQKDILSIESWESACVISTFVQLFHSLIGNRNAMVRKLHNIINSIILLDEVQNLPADYYPLLRVVFKVLAEKFDTYILSCSATQPYLYPDGKYIELCKKELFSVPDFNRVKLYINLKEQSVDEFCQNFLEFNDAKSILIVMNTKRSALAVYNYLSSNYQSSYQVFCLTTLHIPIHRQEIIDKINTILKEIQKKVILVSTQLVEAGVDLSFQRVYRDFGPLDSIIQVAGRCNRNNELGELGGEMFLVNLQKDGRLLSHYVYDKYLLSKTKECLEQFTSLESRQFSHIIDVYYQILDIGAKGEAILRAISDLNYDQNIQNQVPIADFKLISDDYATETVYILCDDTSTNAISSIIGYLDCLKNTKLPKEEIQKIKTALEKEYRALNSYQITLSPNELSVIYDSYKVKKLNDHIYYIDSEFIEDFYECSTGFKLYSTAKSSCLAL
- the cas5 gene encoding CRISPR-associated protein Cas5, translated to MNIPENSNRILELKLSGKFAHFRKFYTNASSLTYLIPPRTAICGLLASILQIERDCYYNLMSSDKLGIAISLVPNIYYHKVFQTLNYAQDKSKNIPINDLSAHKQCRLELLKAQGSKNLEWILYLCFNSAEENNFAELEHKIKEKNFGYGLYLGQRQFIAYLELIRTYSQGEFKPISESDYLDSAIERELIDSIISQDCDLIMERMPLEQELKTDTKKSYRQTKRFGNIVIETNGKRIHGKFRNLVELNNDLKARVSFL
- the cas7b gene encoding type I-B CRISPR-associated protein Cas7/Csh2, which encodes MINNNSEILFLYDAQMCNPNGDMDNENKPRMDYDTFINLVSDVRLKRYIRDYFEDIKGEEIFISNKAKDAKERNKQIQDLNKGHLKLIDVRLFGAVTAEEDRGGHFTGPVQFNWGYSLHPVEIVDSSTITSSFSGGQGIGKDYRLYYSLIAFSGSVNANAAKETNLTEEDLKLFDEAMLNSIPLARTRTKIGQYPRLYLRLELKGKDKFLKDLRSMVEVSSQNPNIVQNLRLIRNPEDYELDIKPLIKYLEQNIELISCIHYWKDEQISIPDFDKIFIQENWKKPLSLK